From Schizosaccharomyces pombe strain 972h- genome assembly, chromosome: II, the proteins below share one genomic window:
- the ptr2 gene encoding PTR family peptide transporter: protein MSSIEEQITKSDSDFIISEDQSYLSKEKKADGSATINTADEQSSTDELQKSMSTGVLVNGDLYPSPTEEELATLPRVCGTIPWKAFIIIIVELCERFAYYGLTVPFQNYMQFGPKDATPGALNLGESGADGLSNFFTFWCYVTPVGAALIADQFLGRYNTIVCSAVIYFIGILILTCTAIPSVIDAGKSMGGFVVSLIIIGLGTGGIKSNVSPLMAEQLPKIPPYVKTKKNGSKVIVDPVVTTSRAYMIFYWSINVGSLSVLATTSLESTKGFVYAYLLPLCVFVIPLIILAVSKRFYKHTPPSGSIFVRVGQVFFLAAQNKFNLEKTKPSCTTTVGRVTLKDQWDDLFIDELKRALRACKTFLFYPIYWVCYGQMTNNLISQAGQMQTGNVSNDLFQAFDSIALIIFIPICDNIIYPLLRKYNIPFKPILRITLGFMFATASMIYAAVLQAKIYQRGPCYANFTDTCVSNDISVWIQIPAYVLIAFSEIFASITGLEFAFTKAPPSMKSIITALFLFTNAFGAILSICISSTAVNPKLTWMYTGIAVTAFIAGIMFWVCFHHYDAMEDEQNQLEFKRNDALTKKDVEKEVHDSYSMADESQYNLEKATAEEEIMKST from the coding sequence ATGAGTAGCATTGAAGAACAAATTACGAAATCGGACTCCGATTTCATCATTTCAGAAGATCAATCCTACTTAAGCAAGGAGAAAAAGGCTGATGGTTCTGCCACCATCAACACCGCTGACGAACAATCCTCCACCGATGAACTCCAAAAATCCATGTCCACCGGCGTCCTCGTCAATGGTGACTTATACCCTTCTCCTACCGAAGAAGAATTAGCCACCCTTCCTCGTGTTTGCGGTACTATTCCTTGGAAAGCctttattatcattattgtCGAGCTTTGCGAACGTTTCGCTTACTATGGTCTCACTGTTccctttcaaaattatatGCAATTCGGTCCTAAGGATGCTACTCCAGGTGCCCTTAATTTAGGCGAAAGCGGTGCTGACGGTCTTTCTAATTTCTTCACATTTTGGTGTTATGTCACCCCGGTTGGCGCTGCACTTATTGCTGATCAATTCCTTGGTAGGTACAATACCATTGTTTGCTCTGCTGTCATTTACTTTATTGGTATCTTGATTCTTACATGTACTGCTATTCCTTCTGTCATTGATGCCGGAAAAAGTATGGGTGGGTTTGTCGTCTCTTTGATCATCATTGGTCTTGGAACCGGTGGTATCAAATCCAATGTTTCCCCCTTGATGGCTGAACAGCTTCCAAAAATTCCTCCTTATGTAAAGACCAAGAAAAATGGTAGCAAGGTCATTGTTGACCCCGTCGTCACCACCTCTCGTGCCTATATGATTTTCTACTGGTCAATTAACGTCGGTTCTCTCTCCGTATTAGCCACCACTAGTTTGGAAAGTACTAAAGGTTTTGTTTACGCATACTTGCTTCCCTTGTGCGTCTTTGTTATCCCCTTAATTATTTTGGCTGTTAGTAAGCGCTTTTACAAGCACACTCCTCCCTCCGGTTCCATCTTTGTTCGTGTTGGTCAAGTGTTCTTCCTTGCTGctcaaaacaaatttaatcTCGAAAAAACTAAACCATCTTGCACTACTACTGTTGGACGCGTTACGCTCAAGGATCAGTGGGATGACTTGTTTATCGACGAATTGAAACGTGCCTTACGCGCCTGCAAaacttttctcttttaccCTATCTATTGGGTATGCTATGGTCAAATGACCAACAACTTAATTTCTCAAGCTGGACAAATGCAAACGGGTAATGTCTCTAACGATCTTTTCCAAGCCTTCGATTCAATCGCCttgattattttcattCCCATTTGTGACAATATCATCTATCCATTATTGCGTAAGTATAACATCCCTTTCAAACCCATCCTTCGTATTACTTTAGGGTTTATGTTTGCTACTGCTTCCATGATTTACGCTGCTGTTTTACAAGCAAAGATTTATCAAAGAGGCCCTTGCTATGCAAATTTTACTGATACATGTGTTTCCAATGACATCAGTGTTTGGATCCAAATCCCTGCTTACGTTTTGATTGCTTTCTCTGAAATTTTTGCCAGTATTACTGGTTTAGAATTTGCATTTACCAAGGCCCCTCCTTCAATGAAATCCATTATTACTGCTTTGTTCTTGTTCACCAATGCATTCGGTGCCATTCTATCTATTTGCATTTCTTCTACTGCTGTCAATCCTAAGCTTACTTGGATGTACACTGGTATTGCCGTCACTGCCTTTATTGCTGGTATTATGTTTTGGGTTTGCTTCCACCACTATGATGCTATGGAAGATGAACAAAATCAACTTGAGTTCAAGCGTAATGATGCGTTAACGAAGAAGGACGTTGAAAAGGAAGTTCATGATAGTTATAGCATGGCAGATGAGTCCCAATacaatttggaaaaagcaACTGCTGAAGAGGAAATCATGAAAAGCACATAA
- the nca2 gene encoding protein Nca2, protein MELYQKHLKDVYANFNKLAAVHGETTSNSVTFHVFQQLDSTNLTNYQLENVITQVKELDKGPKDYLYWVILGRCSAHLHVKMLDQLLEEAMIMSDNLHYWESIDKNWYSRVLFLIQSFPTRLYHICRNSIKSILQFQNFSNIFAKKNLFPKVSKSDVLLFPRDAFISQASLLSLIRHEYRGNAKRLRQLRDEHACKIGCLTRAIMSEGVSDAASSSGDKNGISAKADLKQVVSQWIQRLSQLQGQKIDNSESLPDILSITLDNLSHPTDEYFEAKAYFRPSAIERNWPKIFVTLLSAWLSTQIITKNRTSIRLWIDYLYSTAVDFYTNWIQKPILGIFDTIRSNRADSQITLLQTKSLESDMESLQRMVIDFVSDTSPAGINLDLVKQEVQQGDLTYVLQAYEHDLKTPIRTAVSGNLVRTLLIQLQKTKVDVEVALSGIDRLLKSQELVFATVGITPSLIFCYVIIRYVKANIFNNDTLSRAERRQRFRQSLRAAERILVRSQKMNSLDDMSYGLLVFQVNLMAIMSMDMGLSKDVAEDLLQDLEDIQSSSYGVQAQLRAVDRIYRLFKNSI, encoded by the coding sequence ATGGAACTTTAtcaaaaacatttgaaggatgtatatgcaaattttaataagcTTGCTGCGGTGCATGGAGAGACCACTTCCAATTCAGTAACATTTCATGTATTTCAACAATTGGATTCAACAAACTTGACAAATTATCAACTAGAAAATGTTATTACTCAAGTGAAGGAGCTAGATAAGGGACCAAAAGATTATCTGTATTGGGTAATATTGGGGAGGTGTTCAGCTCATTTACACGTAAAAATGCTAGATCAATTGTTAGAAGAAGCGATGATTATGTCTGATAACCTTCATTATTGGGAAAGCATCGATAAAAATTGGTATTCAAGGGTTTTATTCCTAATTCAATCTTTTCCTACTAGACTATATCACATTTGTCGAAATTCCATCAAATCAATTCtacaatttcaaaatttctctaatatttttgctaaaaaaaatttgttccCTAAAGTTTCTAAGTCGGATGTCCTTCTTTTTCCCCGTGATGCTTTCATTTCACAGGCTAGTTTACTTTCTCTCATACGACATGAATATCGTGGCAATGCAAAGCGACTTCGTCAACTTAGGGACGAGCATGCTTGCAAAATTGGATGTTTAACTCGTGCAATTATGAGTGAAGGAGTTAGTGATGCTGCTTCATCAAGTGGTGATAAAAATGGCATTTCAGCAAAAGCTGATTTAAAACAAGTTGTTTCCCAATGGATCCAAAGACTCTCACAACTGCAAGGGCAGAAGATTGACAATTCAGAGTCTTTGCCAGACATTCTTTCAATAACATTGGATAATCTGAGCCATCCAACAGATGAATATTTTGAGGCTAAAGCCTATTTTCGTCCAAGTGCAATAGAACGAAATTGGCCTAAAATTTTCGTTACTTTACTTTCCGCTTGGCTGTCAACCCAaataattacaaaaaacaGAACCAGCATACGTCTATGGATAGATTATCTTTATTCAACGGCTGTAGATTTCTACACTAATTGGATTCAAAAACCGATTTTAGGAATATTTGACACCATCCGCTCTAACAGGGCTGACTCGCAAATTACTTTGTTGCAAACCAAAAGTTTAGAAAGTGATATGGAAAGTTTACAGAGAATGGTGATTGATTTTGTATCCGATACTTCTCCTGCTGGTATAAACTTGGATTTGGTGAAACAAGAAGTACAGCAAGGAGATCTTACGTACGTTTTGCAAGCATATGAACATGACTTAAAAACCCCGATTAGAACTGCCGTTTCGGGGAATCTAGTTCGGACACTGCTTAttcaattgcaaaaaacaaaagttgaCGTCGAGGTAGCATTAAGTGGTATTGATCGACTATTAAAAAGTCAAGAGCTCGTCTTTGCAACAGTTGGAATAACCCCTAGTCTTATATTCTGCTATGTTATTATCAGGTATGTAAAGGCCAACATTTTCAACAACGATACTCTTTCAAGGGCAGAACGCCGCCAACGATTTAGACAATCACTTCGTGCTGCCGAACGTATTTTGGTTCGGTCAcagaaaatgaattcttTAGATGATATGAGTTATGGACTCTTGGTTTTCCAGGTTAACTTGATGGCCATAATGTCCATGGATATGGGTCTATCTAAGGATGTTGCTGAAGACCTACTTCAGGATCTCGAAGACATACAGTCAAGCTCATATGGTGTTCAAGCACAACTACGGGCAGTTGATCGGATTTACCgtctatttaaaaacagTATTTAA
- the bbl1 gene encoding phosphatidate cytidylyltransferase — protein sequence MARKRTNKRNNSDKENGNVGVVQNKDSASSKTTEPARLTKHKSLARKPSQNFITRTIWTFLLLGIFFTALAMGHFWVVLLVTIVQIGVYKEVIAIASVPSREKDLPWTRFINWYFLMTTLYYAYGESIYAYFHHLFIMDSFMLPLVLHHRFISFMLYIIGFVLFVASLKKGNYKFQFSQFCWTHMTLLLVVGQSHFMINNLFEGLFWFFVPVCYVVCNDVFAYLCGKMFGKHPLIQVSPKKTVEGFLGGWICTVVIGSLISYVLMHFKYFICPTRDLSTSAFSGLNCTPNSVFLPHTYTIPAVFVDTFRLPETITLAPIYFHLAIFATFSSLIAPFGGFFASGLKRAFKIKDFGASIPGHGGLTDRMDCQFLNGVFVYMYFQSFIAEKSTSVADLLDTAVYSLTTTQQVQLVEDLQNYLISHGKTSVQAICSKLLQNSK from the exons ATGGCGCGGAAGAGAactaataaaagaaataattcggataaagaaaatggaaatgTTGGGGTTGTCCAAAATAAGGACAGCGCGTCTTCCAAGACTACCGAGCCAGCGAGGCTTACTAAACATAAATCTTTGGCTAGAAAGCCAagtcaaaattttattacgCGTACTATATGGACCTTTTTGTTGCTCGGTATATTTTTCACTGCTTTGGCAATGGGTCACTTTTGGGTTGTTCTGCTGGTCACTATAGTTCAGATTGGTGTGTACAAAGAGGTGATAGCTATTGCAAGCGTTCCCAGTAGAGAAAAGGATCTTCCGTGGACAAGGTTTATTAACTG gTATTTTCTAATGACAACCTTGTATTACGCTTATGGTGAAAGTATCTATGCTTACTTTCAccatctttttattatggATTCTTTTATGCTTCCATTGGTTTTACACCATAGGTTTATATCCTTTATGTTGTACATCATAG GTTTTGTACTTTTCGTCGCTTCCCTGAAAAAAGGCAATTATAAGTTTCAGTTCAGTCAGTTCTGTTGGACTCATATGACTTTACTCTTAGTAGTTGGACAGTCCCATTTTATGATTAACAATCTGTTTGAAGGTTTATTTTGGTTCTTTGTCCCTGTTTGCTACGTTGTATGCAACGATGTTTTCGCGTATTTGTGTGGTAAGATGTTTGGCAAGCATCCGCTTATTCAAGTTTCCCCCAAGAAGACTGTCGAAGGTTTTTTAGGAGGATGGATTTGTACTGTAGTTATTGGTTCTCTTATCAGCTATGTTTTAATGCacttcaaatattttatctGTCCCACTCGTGACTTATCTACTTCTGCTTTCAGTGGTCTCAATTGCACTCCAAATTCTGTATTTCTTCCTCACACTTATACTATTCCAGCTGTTTTTGTCGATACCTTTAGACTTCCTGAAACAATTACTCTTGCTCCTATATATTTCCATTTGGCTATCTTCGCTACCTTTTCGAGTTTAATTGCCCCTTTCGGAGGATTCTTTGCTAGTGGTCTTAAGCgtgcttttaaaattaaggATTTTGGAGCTTCCATCCCGGGGCATGGTGGTTTAACTGACAGAATGGATTGCCAGTTTTTAAATGGAGTCTTCGTTTATATGTATTTCCAATCATTTATTGCAGAAAAGAGTACATCTGTTGCTGATTTATTGGATACAGCAGTTTATAGCCTCACGACCACTCAGCAAGTGCAACTTGTTGAAGATTTACAAAACTATCTCATCAGTCATGGCAAAACTAGTGTTCAAGCTATTTGTTCCaaacttcttcaaaactCAAAATAG
- the nup82 gene encoding nucleoporin, WD repeat Nup82 — MSQEVSWTDILEKHPALRWIKPIPEDWEIFPKHLCAFESFLYVAVGQEVRSLDCRLLKHKNEASHKNFYKKLFNPELDFMIEQICLSKNGRFLAVVGKSKIVILGLRSKLSEQNPLAESVSNFGESVNNFSNSEHQENGTNSLKLSEVTICSVAVINPSSQIVSVRFHPLGKSGRSLVVLTETSLLLYEAGNGVLMPDYEIPLKLTHQASNSFDADVDLHIPTAFCFSNVSQGWGVFTIYILTRGGDVFSVCPVMPANAMIPQDVLKQIRLILTKKEDDADAENHRRNVHWITKLLGEAALANDLSTSFVISEGSSELFDSSDYVSVRRPDDFSFIPSMQGPFLLQPAVADDELIEDYCDIYSFGMNPIDVLAIGGSEGRLDLLLLVSEVSGRWSKLNDHGLASMKLIVSQVHSLYLSNNNPYMVLQPDIQSPYSLIAYHANGLHVVDIESWARDLNLNFENSEFLNNEEENDEDELSNVLVSIPSRTSVLERLDTNPLNESTDAVVGCAQLYYPSLGKILISLTRNWQTTVFDDSDLATMGVNKESLSNEMDYSKSLGTSSLEQVDDLDEKLTYTPLYVSLLEKTPFTDPSIPSLVERTIVPAELQNEITVSSASLRFLGKVVARYRETLNLLDHGCSELHHRLKLQREEYERQQNHIYKLSDRISNFREKAWSTEHLEHLTSDMSMCEKRIDQVLQRVMDLRVPDLSDKEKQFIKEIGNYKEKVTGERGIEKRVETLKTLLQRTKPRDAQTTLVASSSDMRLAAIEQLQKLLAQQSLSIKELKTKTVSFQRLLQTS, encoded by the coding sequence ATGTCTCAAGAGGTATCATGGACAGacattttggaaaagcaTCCTGCCCTACGATGGATTAAACCTATTCCTGAGGATTGGGAAATTTTTCCCAAGCATCTTTGCGCGTTTGAGTCGTTTCTGTACGTTGCTGTGGGGCAAGAAGTCAGAAGCTTGGATTGTCGACTCttaaaacataaaaatgaaGCATCTCATAagaatttttacaaaaaactttttaatccAGAATTAGACTTTATGATTGAACAGATTTGCCTTAGTAAAAATGGCCGATTTCTAGCAGTGGTaggaaaatcaaaaattgttatACTGGGTTTGAGATCAAAGTTATCTGAACAAAATCCACTTGCAGAGTCCGTTTCAAACTTTGGTGAATCTGTtaacaatttttcaaattcagaACACCAGGAAAACGGGACTAACTCATTAAAATTATCGGAGGTTACCATTTGTTCGGTTGCAGTTATTAATCCTTCTTCTCAAATTGTCTCCGTTCGATTTCACCCACTGGGGAAGTCCGGAAGATCTTTGGTTGTATTAACTGAAACTTCACTCTTGCTTTATGAGGCTGGAAATGGAGTGTTAATGCCCGATTATGAGATTCCTCTTAAATTGACGCATCAGGCTTCCAATTCATTTGATGCCGATGTAGATTTGCATATACCGACCGCTTTTTGCTTTAGCAATGTTTCTCAAGGGTGGGGggtatttacaatttataTTCTGACCCGAGGAGGAGATGTTTTTAGCGTTTGCCCGGTAATGCCAGCAAATGCAATGATACCCCAAGACGTTTTGAAACAAATTAGATTAATtttaactaaaaaagaGGACGATGCTGATGCGGAAAATCATCGTAGAAATGTTCATTGGATTACTAAACTATTAGGCGAAGCAGCACTTGCAAACGATTTAAGTACCTCATTTGTTATATCCGAAGGTAGCTCTGAACTTTTTGATTCATCTGATTATGTATCTGTTCGTAGACCAGatgatttttcatttatacCTTCTATGCAAGGACCCTTTCTTCTACAACCAGCTGTAGCTGATGATGAGCTTATTGAAGACTATTGTgatatttattcttttggTATGAACCCAATTGACGTACTCGCCATTGGTGGTTCCGAGGGTCGCCTTGATCTTTTGCTCTTAGTGTCAGAAGTTAGCGGACGATGGTCTAAACTTAATGATCATGGTTTAGCATCTATGAAACTTATTGTTTCACAAGTTCATTCACTGTATCTTTCTAACAATAACCCTTATATGGTATTACAACCAGATATTCAGTCTCCGTATTCTTTAATCGCATATCATGCCAACGGCTTACATGTAGTTGATATTGAATCTTGGGCTAGAGATCTAAATCTTAATTTCGAAAACAGtgaatttttgaacaacGAGGAAGAGAATGATGAGGATGAACTTTCAAATGTGTTGGTTTCTATTCCTTCTCGTACTTCTGTTTTGGAAAGATTGGACACAAATCCTCTGAACGAAAGCACTGACGCTGTTGTCGGTTGCGCCCAATTGTATTATCCCTCTCTAGGTAAAATCCTTATATCACTTACTAGGAATTGGCAAACTACTGTATTTGATGATTCTGATTTGGCCACAATGGGTGTCAACAAGGAATCTTTATCGAATGAAATGGATTACTCAAAATCACTTGGTACTTCTTCTCTTGAGCAAGTTGATGACTTAGATGAAAAGTTGACGTATACACCTTTATATGTTTcattattagaaaaaactCCCTTTACAGATCCTTCAATCCCAAGTTTGGTTGAAAGAACAATTGTACCTGCTGAACtgcaaaatgaaattacAGTGTCATCCGCTTCCTTACGCTTTTTAGGAAAAGTTGTTGCTCGTTATAGGGAAACGCTGAATTTGTTAGATCATGGCTGTAGCGAGCTGCATCACCGTTTAAAGCTTCAAAGGGAGGAATATGAGCGACAGCAGAACCACATTTACAAACTTTCAGACAGGATTAGTAACTTTAGAGAAAAAGCATGGTCTACTGAGCATCTAGAGCACTTAACTTCTGATATGTCAATGTGTGAAAAGAGGATTGATCAGGTTTTACAACGTGTTATGGACTTGCGTGTCCCTGATCTTTCTGATAAGgaaaagcaatttattaaagaaattggaaattataaagaaaaagttacAGGCGAGCGTGGTATTGAGAAACGAGTTGAAACTCTAAAAACTCTCTTGCAGCGTACCAAACCGAGAGATGCACAAACAACGCTAGTCGCATCTTCTTCGGATATGCGCCTTGCTGCTATTGAACAACTTCAAAAGCTGTTGGCGCAACAAAGCTTATCTATTAAGGAACTCAAAACTAAGACTGTCTCTTTTCAAAGATTATTACAAAcatcttga
- the rsc1 gene encoding RSC complex bromodomain subunit Rsc1 yields the protein MSSKIRPSADDKKLQRVLYFFLERVRAAKDVSGQLLSPLIDNASVDTASVSPSSNGRPTTLKSIQSKIDEFQYHDFSEFVSDLAYLFINVKALYEGTQTYSFVQALEEFCIQQLRTFQQQGYIPVITWPNTDSPSATTSSPISRNPEYSVSPPNGSKFVKNEDEAYDSDLYVEEEDSDVKGRSMVGRDGRYKSEDLKRRKLQPSSKPLSSLEARAKVIMRQVRRYRDGSGRQLFAPFERLPDPRMFPEYYQAIEQPMALEVIQKKLSKHRYETIEQFVDDFNLMFDNAKSFNDPSSQVYRDADFLKNYLADVLRLEAGKLDSEFFNYETDSRASPQLPKNDIQPAVSIDGTLLNVGDWVLIRNPADSSKPIVSQIYRIWKSDDDINYVTVCWYLRPEQTVHRADAVFYENEVFKTSLYRDHPVSEIVGRCFVMYITRYIRGRPKGIRSTPVFVCESRYNDDTKQFSKIKSWKACMPQEVSGSEYEMILFDRPITLTKVASPLLHLLASKSQGLPSPATTDSNTHMLPSQGSLLPPSSISETKSFSTKASTPLSTDDIATPLSSAPNPPSVMPTYARKTSSHSERSSHSSYHNSSHVPTAAFNSPIMRTSTKSTSPIPARPFYAQSGSLQSLNTTQHSHQISGGHSGRMNVPYAKLSYTSHNGRHGGSNGNISGAKTPMTNYTINSMPSLPVFPPAFIVPGTHQKLDESSPVPGIDDVTVINTETAKMLDKDEHQNVLWYTVPPLDPIPLENRNGSLTHSVEYVLYKKSKGSQVITEKARSNELSREAKFENLVASLSDALIPP from the exons ATGTCCTCGAAAATTCGGCCATCCGC AGACGACAAAAAACTCCAACGAgttctttatttctttctcGAACGAGTTCGAGCGGCAAAAGATGTTTC tggTCAATTACTTTCTCCTCTAATAGATAACGCTTCAGTTGATACAGCATCAGTATCTCCTTCGTCAAATGGCCGACCTACTACTCTGAAGTCGATTCAAAGCAAGATTGACGAATTTCAGTACCATGATTTCTCTGAATTTGTCTCTGATCTggcttatttatttattaatgttaAGGCTCTCTATGAGGGAACGCAAACATATAGCTTTGTTCAAGCCCTTGAAGAATTTTGTATACAGCAATTACGGACGTTTCAACAACAGGGCTACATTCCAGTAATAACCTGGCCAAATACGGACTCACCATCTGCTACCACTAGTAGCCCTATCAGTAGAAATCCAGAATATAGTGTTTCTCCACCTAATGGTTCCaagtttgttaaaaatGAGGACGAAGCTTATGACTCTGATTTATATGTGGAGGAGGAGGACTCGGATGTAAAAGGAAGATCTATGGTTGGTAGGGATGGTAGATACAAATCTGAGGATTTAAAGCGCCGAAAACTTCAGCCTTCATCCAAACCTCTTAGCTCATTAGAAGCTCGCGCAAAGGTCATTATGCGGCAGGTAAGGAGATACAGAGATGGGAGTGGAAGACAGTTGTTTGCTCCTTTCGAAAGATTACCTGATCCTCGTATGTTTCCTGAGTATTACCAGGCTATTGAACAGCCGATGGCTCTTGAAgtcattcaaaaaaagttaagCAAGCATCGTTATGAAACAATCGAGCAGTTCGTAGATGATTTCAACCTCATGTTTGATAATGCTAAGTCATTTAATGATCCTTCAAGCCAGGTCTATCGTGATGCagatttcttaaaaaattatttggcAGACGTACTAAGACTTGAAGCTGGAAAGCTGGATAGtgaattctttaattatgAAACCGATTCTCGAGCCTCTCCTCAATTACCAAAGAATGATATACAGCCTGCTGTATCCATTGATGGCACATTACTCAACGTAGGTGATTGGGTATTGATTCGTAACCCTGCCGATTCAAGTAAGCCAATCGTTTCCCAAATTTATAGAATCTGGAAATCCGATGATGATATTAATTATGTTACTGTTTGCTGGTATTTAAGACCTGAACAAACTGTGCATCGAGCTGATGCcgttttttatgaaaatgaagtCTTCAAAACATCCCTTTATAGAGATCACCCTGTCTCAGAGATTGTGGGAAGATGCTTTGTTATGTACATTACTCGATACATTCGTGGTCGACCAAAAGGAATTCGTTCCACACCCGTTTTTGTTTGTGAGTCACGTTATAATGATGATACTAAACAATTCagcaaaatcaaatcatGGAAGGCATGCATGCCCCAAGAAGTTAGCGGATCTGAATATGAGATGATTTTGTTTGACCGACCTATTACTCTGACAAAAGTTGCTAGTCCATTGCTACACTTATTGGCTAGCAAATCTCAGGGTTTGCCTTCACCTGCGACAACTGATAGTAATACACATATGTTGCCCTCACAGGGATCACTTCTTCCCCCGTCTAGTATTTCAGAgacaaaaagtttttctaCCAAGGCTTCGACTCCGTTATCGACTGACGATATAGCCACACCTCTGTCCTCTGCTCCAAATCCTCCCAGTGTAATGCCCACGTATGCTAGGAAAACAAGTTCACATTCAGAAAGATCTTCACATTCTTCGTATCACAATTCTTCTCATGTGCCTACGGCTGCATTCAATTCACCGATTATGCGTACTTCCACGAAAAGTACTAGTCCTATTCCTGCTCGTCCGTTTTACGCTCAATCTGGGTCCTTGCAATCCTTAAATACGACGCAACATTCTCATCAAATTTCAGGTGGTCATTCAGGACGAATGAACGTTCCTTATGCTAAATTAAGCTACACTTCTCATAACGGAAGGCACGGGGGATCCAATGGTAATATATCTGGGGCGAAAACCCCAATGACTAACTATACCATCAACAGTATGCCTTCTCTTCCAGTATTTCCACCAGCTTTCATTGTCCCAGGTACGCACCAAAAATTGGATGAATCTTCCCCGGTTCCCGGAATCGATGATGTGACTGTGATTAATACTGAAACTGCTAAAATGCTTGATAAGGATGAGCACCAGAACGTTTTATGGTACACGGTCCCCCCGTTAGACCCAATTCCTTTGGAGAATAGAAATGGCAGTTTAACTCACTCGGTAGAGTATGTTCTTTATAAGAAGAGCAAAGGTTCACAGGTTATTACAGAAAAAGCAAGATCGAATGAGTTGAGTCGTGAAGCTAAATTTGAGAATCTTGTTGCCTCACTGTCAGATGCTTTGATCCCACCATAA
- the ptk1 gene encoding Fbl-like pantothenate kinase gives MSETECGRFSTISRETISNVERQLSQPPSVWLNLTGARIIENEGQFDKDIALPNNKSHVTHIAVDIGGSLAKVMYYVCESSSPSSSSSSISEAENYTGGRLSFMIFETAKIEDCIQFMANLIDNHVKNCNKKKITLIATGGGAYKFYDRMSKQLDIKVIREDEMECLIMGLNYFVSCIPREVFVLDLDTCELTFQNHLNCYHYPHMLVNIGSGVSILKVTGPSQFERIGGSSLGGGTLWGLLSLLTPANSFDEMLELSKGGDNTSVDMLVGDIYGKDIGYERFGLKSTTIASSFGKVFRERKPLEEFAPQDISRSLLLAISNNIGQIAYLHAQKHNVQNIYFGGSFIRNHVQTMHTLTYAIQYWSNHTMNAYFLRHEGYLGVFGAFMKYATSQPSNVPVPSIS, from the exons ATGAGTGAAACAGAATGCGGAAGGTTCAGTACAATTAGCAGAGAAACAATATCAAATGTTGAGCGGCAGTTATCTCAACCTCCTTCGGTATGGTTAAATCTGACAG GTGCACGGATCATAGAGAATGAAGGACAATTCGATAAAGACATTGCCTTACCTAACAACAAATCACATGTAACTCATATTGCAGTTGAT ATTGGAGGTTCGTTAGCTAAAGTAATGTACTATGTTTGTGAAAGCAGTTCACCTagttcttcttcttcaagtATATCTGAAGCCGAAAACTATACGGGTGGTAGGCTTTCGTTTatgatttttgaaacagcAAAGATTGAAGATTGTATTCAATTTATGGCGAACTTAATTGACAATCACGTTAAGAAttgtaacaaaaaaaagattacaTTGATAGCTACTGGCGGTGGGGCATATAAATTCTACGATAGGATGTCTAAACAATTGGACATCAAGGTTATTAGAGAAGATGAGATGGAATGTTTGATTATGGGCCTTAACTATTTTGTTTCGTGTATACCAAGAGAAGTTTTTGTGTTGGACTTGGATACGTGCGAATTAACATTTCAAAACCATCTGAATTGCTATCATTACCCGCACATGCTTGTCAACATTGGGTCGGGTGTCAGCATTCTTAAGGTTACTGGTCCATCACAGTTTGAACGAATTGGTGGTTCGTCTTTAGGAGGGGGAACGCTTTGGGGATTGTTGTCGTTGTTGACACCAGCAAACTCGTTTGACGAGATGTTAGAGTTGTCCAAGGGAGGAGATAACACAAGTGTGGATATGCTTGTAGGAGATATTTATGGAAAGGATATCGGCTACGAACGATTTGGACTAAAAAGCACCACTATTGCTAGTTCATTTGGAAAAGTGTTTCGTGAAAGAAAACCGTTGGAAGAGTTTGCGCCTCAGGATATTTCCAGGTCTTTACTACTGGCCATTAGCAACAACATTGGGCAAATTGCTTATTTGCACGCGCAAAAGCACAATGTTCAAAACATCTACTTTGGCGGCAGCTTCATCCGCAACCACGTTCAAACTATGCACACGTTGACATATGCCATTCAGTATTGGAGCAACCATACCATGAatgcatattttttaagacaTGAAGGCTACTTGGGGGTGTTTGGAGCGTTCATGAAGTATGCGACCTCTCAGCCCAGCAACGTTCCTGTTCCCTCAATATCGTAG